The Prunus persica cultivar Lovell chromosome G7, Prunus_persica_NCBIv2, whole genome shotgun sequence genome has a segment encoding these proteins:
- the LOC18770434 gene encoding DNA gyrase subunit B, chloroplastic/mitochondrial isoform X1: MALLLLRPPPPPYLRFMALRFLSHSSLHPHFPSSSSSFSSSSLARPSLLFNPQPRTHIPLNGVPSCCVVRNAVAPRAFMSSTPATEAFQGSSGSNAYGSDQIQVLEGLDPVRKRPGMYIGSTGPRGLHHLVYEILDNAVDEAQAGFATKIEVVLLADGSVSIADNGRGIPTDMHPATKKSALETVLTVLHAGGKFGGSSSGYSVSGGLHGVGLSVVNALSETLEVTVWRDGMEYQQKYSRGKPVTTLSCHVLPIESQDRQGTRIRFWPDKEVFTTAIHFDYNTIAGRIRELAFLNPNLMITLRQEDTDPEKNHHNEYFYAGGLVEYVRWLNTDKKPLHDVVGFRKEVDGITIDVALQWCSDAYSDTMLGYANSIRTVDGGTHIDGTKASLTRTLNSLGKKSKIIKEKDITLSGEHVREGLTCVISVKVANPEFEGQTKTRLGNPEVRRVVDQSLQEYLTEYLELHPDVLDSILSKSLNALKAALAAKRARELVRQKSVLRSSSLPGKLADCSSTNPEESEIFIVEGDSAGGSAKQGRDRRFQAILPLRGKILNIERKDEAAMYKNEEIQNLILGLGLGVKGEDFKKEALRYHKIIILTDADIDGAHIRTLLLTFFFRYQRALFDEGYIYVGVPPLYKVERGKQAKYCYDDAELKMLQSSFPPNASYNIQRFKGLGEMMPAQLWETTMNPEQRLLKRLGVEDAAEANIVFSSLMGARVDYRKELIKNSASMVNLDQLDI; encoded by the exons ATGGCGCTTCTTCTTCTGagacctcctcctcctccttatCTTCGCTTCATGGCCTTAcgctttctctcacactcttCTCTTCACCCTCACTtcccctcctcttcttcttctttctcgtCTTCCTCTCTTGCTCGTCCCTCCCTCTTGTTTAACCCACAACCCAG GACCCATATTCCACTGAATGGCGTTCCTAGCTGCTGTGTAGTTCGAAATGCGGTTGCTCCAAGAGCTTTTATGTCGTCTACGCCTGCAACCGAGGCTTTTCAAGGCAGCTCTGGTTCCAACGCTTATGGGTCTGATCAGATTCAG GTATTGGAAGGCTTAGACCCTGTTAGAAAGAGGCCAGGGATGTATATTGGGAGCACAGGACCTCGTGGTCTTCACCATTTG GTCTATGAAATATTAGATAATGCTGTGGATGAGGCTCAAGCCGGATTTGCTACAAAGATCGAGGTTGTTTTACTTGCAGATGGTTCTGTGAGCATCGCTGACAATGGTCGTGGG ATTCCGACTGATATGCACCCAGCAACCAAGAAATCTGCTCTGGAGACTGTGTTGACG GTTTTACATGCTGGTGGCAAATTTGGTGGTTCAAGTAGTGGGTATAGTGTCTCTGGTGGATTACATGGTGTGGGTTTATCCGTCGTCAATGCCTTGTCTGAG ACATTGGAAGTCACTGTTTGGCGTGATGGAATGGaatatcaacaaaaatattcTCGTGGAAAGCCTGTGACAACTCTATCTTGTCATGTGCTTCCAATTGAATCCCAAGATCGGCAAGGAACGCGCATCAGATTTTGGCCTGACAAAGAAG TATTCACAACTGCTATTCATTTTGACTACAACACAATAGCTGGACGAATTAGGGAGCTAGCTTTTCTAAACCCTAAT CTCATGATCACTCTTAGACAAGAGGATACAGATCCAGAGAAGAACCATCACAATGAATACTTTTATGCAGGGGGTTTGGTTGAATATGTGAGATGGCTAAATACTGATAAG AAACCGCTTCACGATGTGGTTGGCTTTAGAAAAGAAGTGGATGGAATCACTATTGATGTAGCTCTCCAGTG GTGTTCTGATGCATATTCAGATACAATGCTAGGGTATGCTAATAGCATACGCACTGTTGATGGAGGAACCCATATTGATGGAACAAAGGCTTCATTAACAAGAACTCTTAATAGCCTTGGGAAAAAGTCCAAAATTATCAAG gAAAAGGATATCACTTTGAGTGGTGAGCATGTAAGAGAAGGATTGACATGCGTTATCTCAGTCAAAGTTGCCAATCCGGAGTTTGAAGGCCAAACAAAG ACTAGGCTGGGAAATCCAGAGGTGCGAAGAGTGGTTGATCAATCTCTTCAAGAGTATCTTACAGAATACTTGGAGTTGCATCCAGATGTACTGGATTCAATCCTTTCAAAGTCTTTAAATGCTCTCAAG GCAGCTCTGGCTGCAAAGAGGGCAAGGGAACTAGTCAGACAAAAGAGTGTTTTGCGATCCTCTTCTCTACCAGGAAAACTAGCTGATTGCTCATCAACAAATCCTGAAGAATCTG AAATCTTTATAGTGGAAGGAGATTCAGCTGGTGGAAGTGCAAAACAAGGTCGTGATAGGCGCTTTCAG GCCATTCTTCCACTGAGGGGTAAAATTCTGAACATTGAAAGGAAGGATGAGGCAGCAATGTATAAAAATGAAGAGATTCAAAATCTAATTCTTGGTCTTGGACTTGGAGTAAAG GGAGAGGACTTTAAGAAGGAGGCTCTACGATACCATAAGAttataatcttaacagatgctGATATAGATGGTGCTCACATCCGTACTCTGCTTTTGACATTTTTCTTCAGATATCAG AGAGCCTTATTTGATGAGGGCTACATATATGTTGGCGTTCCACCCCTTTACAAG GTTGAGAGGGGAAAGCAAGCAAAATATTGCTATGATGATGCTGAACTTAAAATGCTCCAGAGTTCCTTCCCTCCAAATGCATCTTATAACATTCAGAGGTTTAAAG GCCTAGGGGAAATGATGCCCGCACAGTTATGGGAAACAACAATGAATCCTGAGCAAAGGCTTCTGAAACGATTAGGGGTTGAGGATGCTGCTGAGGCCAACATTGTCTTTTCGTCCCTTATGGGTGCTCGG gtggactACCGGAAAGAACTCATAAAGAATTCTGCAAGCATGGTCAACCTTGATCAATTAGATATTTAA
- the LOC18770434 gene encoding DNA gyrase subunit B, chloroplastic/mitochondrial isoform X2 — protein MSSTPATEAFQGSSGSNAYGSDQIQVLEGLDPVRKRPGMYIGSTGPRGLHHLVYEILDNAVDEAQAGFATKIEVVLLADGSVSIADNGRGIPTDMHPATKKSALETVLTVLHAGGKFGGSSSGYSVSGGLHGVGLSVVNALSETLEVTVWRDGMEYQQKYSRGKPVTTLSCHVLPIESQDRQGTRIRFWPDKEVFTTAIHFDYNTIAGRIRELAFLNPNLMITLRQEDTDPEKNHHNEYFYAGGLVEYVRWLNTDKKPLHDVVGFRKEVDGITIDVALQWCSDAYSDTMLGYANSIRTVDGGTHIDGTKASLTRTLNSLGKKSKIIKEKDITLSGEHVREGLTCVISVKVANPEFEGQTKTRLGNPEVRRVVDQSLQEYLTEYLELHPDVLDSILSKSLNALKAALAAKRARELVRQKSVLRSSSLPGKLADCSSTNPEESEIFIVEGDSAGGSAKQGRDRRFQAILPLRGKILNIERKDEAAMYKNEEIQNLILGLGLGVKGEDFKKEALRYHKIIILTDADIDGAHIRTLLLTFFFRYQRALFDEGYIYVGVPPLYKVERGKQAKYCYDDAELKMLQSSFPPNASYNIQRFKGLGEMMPAQLWETTMNPEQRLLKRLGVEDAAEANIVFSSLMGARVDYRKELIKNSASMVNLDQLDI, from the exons ATGTCGTCTACGCCTGCAACCGAGGCTTTTCAAGGCAGCTCTGGTTCCAACGCTTATGGGTCTGATCAGATTCAG GTATTGGAAGGCTTAGACCCTGTTAGAAAGAGGCCAGGGATGTATATTGGGAGCACAGGACCTCGTGGTCTTCACCATTTG GTCTATGAAATATTAGATAATGCTGTGGATGAGGCTCAAGCCGGATTTGCTACAAAGATCGAGGTTGTTTTACTTGCAGATGGTTCTGTGAGCATCGCTGACAATGGTCGTGGG ATTCCGACTGATATGCACCCAGCAACCAAGAAATCTGCTCTGGAGACTGTGTTGACG GTTTTACATGCTGGTGGCAAATTTGGTGGTTCAAGTAGTGGGTATAGTGTCTCTGGTGGATTACATGGTGTGGGTTTATCCGTCGTCAATGCCTTGTCTGAG ACATTGGAAGTCACTGTTTGGCGTGATGGAATGGaatatcaacaaaaatattcTCGTGGAAAGCCTGTGACAACTCTATCTTGTCATGTGCTTCCAATTGAATCCCAAGATCGGCAAGGAACGCGCATCAGATTTTGGCCTGACAAAGAAG TATTCACAACTGCTATTCATTTTGACTACAACACAATAGCTGGACGAATTAGGGAGCTAGCTTTTCTAAACCCTAAT CTCATGATCACTCTTAGACAAGAGGATACAGATCCAGAGAAGAACCATCACAATGAATACTTTTATGCAGGGGGTTTGGTTGAATATGTGAGATGGCTAAATACTGATAAG AAACCGCTTCACGATGTGGTTGGCTTTAGAAAAGAAGTGGATGGAATCACTATTGATGTAGCTCTCCAGTG GTGTTCTGATGCATATTCAGATACAATGCTAGGGTATGCTAATAGCATACGCACTGTTGATGGAGGAACCCATATTGATGGAACAAAGGCTTCATTAACAAGAACTCTTAATAGCCTTGGGAAAAAGTCCAAAATTATCAAG gAAAAGGATATCACTTTGAGTGGTGAGCATGTAAGAGAAGGATTGACATGCGTTATCTCAGTCAAAGTTGCCAATCCGGAGTTTGAAGGCCAAACAAAG ACTAGGCTGGGAAATCCAGAGGTGCGAAGAGTGGTTGATCAATCTCTTCAAGAGTATCTTACAGAATACTTGGAGTTGCATCCAGATGTACTGGATTCAATCCTTTCAAAGTCTTTAAATGCTCTCAAG GCAGCTCTGGCTGCAAAGAGGGCAAGGGAACTAGTCAGACAAAAGAGTGTTTTGCGATCCTCTTCTCTACCAGGAAAACTAGCTGATTGCTCATCAACAAATCCTGAAGAATCTG AAATCTTTATAGTGGAAGGAGATTCAGCTGGTGGAAGTGCAAAACAAGGTCGTGATAGGCGCTTTCAG GCCATTCTTCCACTGAGGGGTAAAATTCTGAACATTGAAAGGAAGGATGAGGCAGCAATGTATAAAAATGAAGAGATTCAAAATCTAATTCTTGGTCTTGGACTTGGAGTAAAG GGAGAGGACTTTAAGAAGGAGGCTCTACGATACCATAAGAttataatcttaacagatgctGATATAGATGGTGCTCACATCCGTACTCTGCTTTTGACATTTTTCTTCAGATATCAG AGAGCCTTATTTGATGAGGGCTACATATATGTTGGCGTTCCACCCCTTTACAAG GTTGAGAGGGGAAAGCAAGCAAAATATTGCTATGATGATGCTGAACTTAAAATGCTCCAGAGTTCCTTCCCTCCAAATGCATCTTATAACATTCAGAGGTTTAAAG GCCTAGGGGAAATGATGCCCGCACAGTTATGGGAAACAACAATGAATCCTGAGCAAAGGCTTCTGAAACGATTAGGGGTTGAGGATGCTGCTGAGGCCAACATTGTCTTTTCGTCCCTTATGGGTGCTCGG gtggactACCGGAAAGAACTCATAAAGAATTCTGCAAGCATGGTCAACCTTGATCAATTAGATATTTAA
- the LOC18771278 gene encoding uncharacterized protein LOC18771278 — protein MTTLKITKKHHKHFNNPFPSTPASLPLLQGNLLFNSQTVPSHQHFSIGKDFQLSWSSNNGGSLSIYHQSQPKRAIWSTIPGQAFVSAALAETEVEESRGSFVVKDRKLHLVCHHQTILDIRVIDQFDHSLEAQDQDSPSGFLDLDQKTDFKGTQFPMVLVTGWVFNMRRKKKHSHKYGTLENAQFEGKGPSTCARYWVLFEQKNRNQIGFQVKLGQPNFEFRTKASPAASGRYKGFRRRLGQFQKRRLRWFWSSARPRGFVFVSSSEEELEELKAEEFKEFNRVCLTYSSEENERFYGFGEQFSHMDFKGKRVPILVQEQGIGRGDQPITFAANLISYRAGGDWSTTYAPSPFYMTSKMRSLYLEGYDYSIFDLTKQDRVQIQIHGNSVEGRILHGTSPSELIECFTETIGRPPKLPDWIISGAVVGMQGGTESVRHIWNELKTYNAPISAFWLQDWVGQRETLVGSQLWWNWEVDSIRYTGWQQLIKDLSVQHIKVMTYCNPCLAPCHEKPNRRRNLFEEAKKLDILVKDKLGEPYMVPNTAFDVGMLDLTHPDTASWFKQNLQEMVDDGVRGWMADFGEGLPVDATLYSGEDPISAHNKYPELWAQINREFVDEWKANRVGKEVEDPEEALVFFMRAGFRDSPKWGMLFWEGDQMVSWQTHDGIKSAVVGLLSSGISGYAFNHSDIGGYCAVNLPFINYRRSEELLLRWMELNAFTTVFRTHEGNKPSCNSQFYSNDRTLSHFARFAKIYKAWRFYRVQLVQEAAQKGLPVCRHLFLHYPDDEHVHSLSYHQFLVGTEILVVPVLDKGKNNVKAYFPTGESCTWQHIWTGKHFGRQGVEATVEAPIGCPAVFVKTGSIVGETFLKNLIDLKVL, from the exons ATGACAACCctcaaaatcaccaaaaaacACCACAAACATTTCAACAATCCTTTTCCTTCCACACCTgcatctctccctctcttacAAGGGAACCTCTTGTTCAATTCCCAAACAGTCCCTTCACACCAGCATTTCTCAATTGGCAAGGATTTTCAGCTCTCTTGGAGCTCCAACAATGGTGGGTCTCTCTCAATTTATCACCAATCGCAGCCCAAAAGAGCCATTTGGTCCACCATTCCAGGACAAGCTTTTGTTTCTGCAGCATTGGCAGAAACAGAGGTGGAGGAAAGCAGGGGTTCCTTCGTTGTGAAGGACAGAAAGCTTCATTTGGTTTGCCATCACCAAACCATTCTGGATATAAGGGTGATCGATCAGTTTGATCACTCTCTAGAGGCTCAAGATCAAGATTCTCCATCTGGGTTTTTGGATTTGGACCAGAAAACAGATTTTAAAGGTACCCAATTCCCTATGGTGCTTGTAACTGGCTGGGTTTTCAAcatgagaaggaagaagaagcattCTCATAAATATGGAACTCTTGAAAATGCACAATTTGAGGGAAAGGGACCTTCTACTTGTGCAAGgtattgggttttgtttgagCAGAAAAACCGTAATCAAATTGGATTCCAAGTGAAGCTTGGGCAACCCAACTTTGAATTCCGCACAAAAGCTTCTCCAGCTGCTTCAGGAAGATACAAGGGTTTTAGGAGAAGGCTGGGACAGTTCCAGAAACGCAGGCTTAGGTGGTTTTGGTCCTCTGCAAGGCCAAGagggtttgtgtttgtttcCTCATCAGAGGAAGAGTTAGAGGAACTGAAGGCTGAAGAATTCAAAGAATTCAACAGGGTTTGCTTGACATATTCAAgcgaagaaaatgagagatttTATGGTTTTGGGGAGCAATTCTCTCACATGGATTTTAAAGGTAAAAGGGTGCCCATTTTGGTTCAGGAACAAGGTATTGGGAGAGGGGATCAACCTATTACCTTTGCAGCTAACTTGATCAGCTACAG GGCTGGGGGCGATTGGAGTACGACCTACGCTCCTTCTCCATTCTATATGACTTCAAAGATGAGGTCTCTTTACCTCGAAGGATATGATTATTCCATATTTGATCTAACAAAGCAAGATAGAGTTCAGATACAG ATACATGGAAATTCAGTTGAAGGGCGGATATTGCATGGAACTTCACCATCTGAGCTCATTGAGTGTTTCACTGAGACCATTGGGAGACCTCCTAAACTTCCTGACTGGATTATTTCTGGAGCTGTTGTTGGCATGCAGGGTGGCACAGAATCTGTACGCCATATTTGGAATGAGCTCAAGACTTACAATGCTCCTATTTCAGCATTTTGGTTGCAG GATTGGGTAGGCCAGAGAGAGACATTGGTTGGTTCACAACTGTGGTGGAATTGGGAAGTAGATTCAATAAGGTATACAGGATGGCAACAACTAATTAAAGATCTTAGTGTTCAGCATATCAAAGTGATGACGTACTGCAACCCATGTCTAGCTCCG TGTCATGAGAAGccaaatagaagaagaaaccTCTTTGAGGAAGCAAAGAAGTTGGACATTTTAGTGAAAGACAAGCTTGGAGAGCCATACATGGTTCCAAATACAGCTTTTGATGTAGGAATGTTGGACTTGACACATCCAGATACTGCAAGTTGGTTCAAGCAGAATCTTCAGGAAATGGTGGATGATGGAGTCAGAGGATGGATGGCTGATTTTGGTGAAGGCCTGCCTGTGGATGCCACCCTCTATTCAG GTGAAGATCCTATTTCAGCCCACAACAAATACCCAGAGCTGTGGGCTCAAATAAACAGAGAGTTTGTAGACGAATGGAAAGCTAACCGCGTGGGTAAGGAGGTAGAAGACCCAGAGGAGGCCTTGGTATTTTTTATGAGGGCTGGTTTCAGAGATAGTCCCAAATGGGGGATGCTATTTTGGGAAGGAGACCAAATGGTAAGTTGGCAGACTCATGATGGAATAAAGAGTGCTGTTGTTGGTCTACTCAGCAGTGGAATTTCTGGGTATGCTTTTAATCACAGTGATATTGGAGGGTACTGTGCTGTAAACTTACCGTTTATTAATTACCGAAGAAGTGAAGAGTTGCTTTTGCGATGGATGGAGCTAAATGCTTTCACAACTGTTTTCCGGACACACGAA GGAAACAAACCATCTTGCAACAGCCAATTCTACTCCAATGACCGGACTCTATCCCATTTTGCACGCTTTGCTAAAATCTATAAAGCTTGGAGGTTCTACAGAGTCCAGCTTGTTCAG GAAGCCGCTCAAAAAGGTCTTCCTGTATGCCGCCACCTATTTCTGCATTACCCAGATGATGAACATGTGCACAGTTTGAGCTACCACCAGTTTTTGGTCGGTACTGAGATTCTAGTGGTGCCCGTCCTAGACAAGGGCAAAAATAACGTCAAGGCCTATTTTCCAACAGGAGAAAGTTGTACTTGGCAACATATATGGACTGGAAAACATTTTGGAAGGCAGGGTGTTGAAGCCACAGTAGAAGCTCCAATTGGCTGTCCTGCTGTATTTGTTAAGACTGGCTCCATTGTTGGAGagacttttttgaaaaatcttatAGATTTGAAGGTTCTTTAA